The Hordeum vulgare subsp. vulgare chromosome 7H, MorexV3_pseudomolecules_assembly, whole genome shotgun sequence DNA window TGGGTGATGCCAATGCGCGATCCAGCTGTATCCGAGTGTACGATCCACCAGTGACTTTTTCTCAAAGGTCCAGAAACGGCCTTGGTAGCCCAAATCCATGAGCATACAAACATCCACAACATCCCGAAAAGCATGAATCTAAGCATTACTCCGGTTCGCAACTCCTTGATGTTCATCCAGTCATAGAACTTCATTAAAATCTCCCACAAACAGCCATGGGAGAGCATTCAAAGTTGCTATTCCCTTAATCAAGTCCCATGTTTGGTGTCGCAGCGGCGCTTGGGCCTCTCCATATATCACAGTGAGTCTCCATGGGTCATGTCCATTCTCCTGCACCTTTGCATCAATGTGATAACATGAATCACCCAAAATCTCGATATTGCTTACATTATTCCAAAATATACCAATTCCTCCACTTCTTCCTTGACTACTAACAACATATGATTTTTCATAACCTAGAGTACTTGCTAGATCTTGTACACATGCACCACTGATTTGGGTCTCAATTATACACAGCACGGTAGGGGCAAACTTCCTCGCGAATTCGTGAAGTTCTGGAATTGCCGCGGGTTTGCCCGCTCCGTGGCAATTCCAACATAAAGTACTCATTGGCCAGGACGGTGTCTGTCCCCCGGGCTTGCCAAAGAAGATTTTGCTGCAGTCTTGCTTCCCTCCTTCCCTTGTGACGTAGTTCTTGCTTTCTTCGAATCTCTAAAGCAAGAGGGTCTGTGTCTGCCGAAATAGCTAGACTAGAATTCAAAACATTACCTGCAATTGCAGTCGACAAATGGGGCTTAGATCTTTCTTGGTGTTTCCTATTTTGGTCTAACCTATCTACATCTCCCTCCTCAGTAATTGTCTGGGTTTGCAAACCCGTTGATGTGCCGTCATCTAAAAAGTTGCCATGCAATCGTTGTGTTTTGGTCGAGCCGAGGAGAATACAAGCGAGTATAAGTCCCGGTGTTTGTCGCCGGGAGGGCATCCATTGTCGTTCTCGTCTCCTCGTGTTTTTGTCTCATCGTTTGTTGATCCTTGGTTCCAACAACATTTATATATACACAATGATCAGATCTCATAATAGCATGACGTGCACAAGTATACAATAGGAGTTCAGATACAATAGAGGCCAGATGGCCATCACAAGCTCTGCATTCGGTATGATGGCATGCACGGAGTTGCCcatgccacacacacacacacaccagacTGGAATTAGGGGAAACAAGAAATTTACAGATCAAACCCGACGTCTGGGAAGAAGAAGGCCACGGCTGCCGCCATGCATCCCAACGTGACCAAACGCCAGACGCCGAGGATCAAGTGCGATGCGTGAGACGCGCGGAAAGGGGCTTCTTCATCGCCTTGATGAAGGTGTTGAGCTCTGTCAGGTCGACGCCAGCGCATCCCTCCGTCGTCGTCGGCGGCGCCCACTCGAACTCACGCACGAGCGCAGCCAGGAAGCACTTGATGTTCATCATGGCCAGACCCACGCCCGGGCAGAACCTATGCCCCGCGCCGAATGGCATCATCCTTATCTCCTTGGTCCCCGGCAAAGGGCCGACGTCCTCTGCCTCCCCGCCGGGCAGGAACCGCTCCGGCCGGAACTCGTCGGGGTCCGTCCACGTCTTGCCGTCCCTTCCCATGTCTCCAACACTGAACTGTGCAATGAAATCGCTGGTTTTCCCTCCGACTCCCAGCACCTCGGCCGCGTCGGCCTTGACGTGGCGCTGCACGAAGGGCACCTGTGGATGCAAGCGCAGGGTCTCGAGCACGACCGCGTTCAGATACGGCATGCCACGGATGAGGTCGCTCCTGCTGCTGGAGCTGCCGGCGCCGTCGACCTCATCACGAAGCTTTCTCTGGACCTCCTGGTCGTTTACCAGGTGGGCGAGGGCCCATTCCAGGCTTGCCACCACCGTCCCCGTGCCAGCTCCCAGAAATTCCGACAGCAGGTTGACGAACTCATCGTCCCTAACAGCGCGCCGGCCTCCGTCAGCTGGGACGCGTAGGTCGATGAGCGAGTCGACGTATGGACGACGGCCGCCTCCGTCGCATGACGGTCGACACTCCCGTCGTGCGTTGACGAGAGGGAGGTACAACTCGCCCAACCGGCCGTGTATGGCCAAGAGCCGGCGCAGCCGTCTCCATTCCGCGAGCTTGGCAAACATGGTGCCAGGCGAGGCCCGAGCCTCTCCGACAGCAACCTGCTGGAACTCCCGTATCAAGCAGCCCATGGCGCGCACATGCCCCTCGTCCACGCCGTCGCCGAAGCACAGGCGCGCGAGTACCGAGAAGACGGAAGGGTAGAGGTGGTCGCGGACAACGGCGACCACCGGCAGTTCCTTCTCCAAAGCGGCGACGAGGCCATGGATGGCCTCCCTCTGCAGCGGCGTGACGTGCCCGAGGCGCGATGGGTGGAGGGTCTCGGAGGTGATGTTGCACCGGAATGCACGCCAGAGTGGGCCGTACGGCGCGGAGGCGAGGCCGTCGCCGTACTGCCCGTGTCTCTTCTCCAGAAAGACCAGAAAGGGCGCCACCGGGCGGTCCGAGAAGTCGTCGGCGTTCTCGACGAGCGCGCGGTGAGCGACGGCGTGGTCGGCGATCTTCTCGATCACCACGGCAGCTGGAGCACCGGCACGTCTGGTACTAGTAGTGTAGGTGTAGCTACGCCGCCTGATCAGTATGGTCAAGCCCAAGAGAAAAAGAGCAATGAGCACAAGGAACTCCATTGTTAGATACTCCTACCTGAGTGTGGTACGCCTTTATATAGCACTGCTCGATACTACTCATAGGTCTCTCTGCCACATGTCCGACACGGCATTATTATCATTTTTTAGAAGGTAGGTCATATCTTCTGTTAAGAGGAACCATGGACCATACTATACAGCAAGATTTGTAGGTTGTTATTGATACAGGTCATATAGGTCATTGATAGACACATATACCGTGGCGATAgtatggttttcaatttcagtttAGAAAAAAACTCAGCACCAACTGAAATCACTCAAATTCGGTGAAATTCAGTAATTTCAGTTTGCATTTCGGCCAAAGGGCCAAAATATTCACTTGAAATGAATTGAacatttcaaattttcaaaaaatattttgaaaaatattttatttccaGTATACTACTGAAATTGCAGAAATATTTTGACCGAAACGTAATATTTCGGTGTCTACTGAAATTAGTAAAATTCAATGAATTTCATTGAAATCTCACTGAAAATGGTGTGTTGTTATTGATATACTTAGTGGCATTGATAGACATACCCAGTATGTCCAAATTAATAACTTGATCGTTCCTCCATAATGCTAGCTAAAAGTGATTGATATCTTGAAAGATCCTCCATAATGCTAGCTAAAAGTGATTGAGAGTGACATAACAATGGCATGGATGTACACTCGCACTTGCGTTAGTCTTTTGGTTTCGTTCTTTCCTTCTGTTTTAAACTAAAACTTCGGTCAATTGTGTGCAGCATGCTTGCTTCATTATTTGGACTTTATCAAGTGGGAGCAGATGTGCTACATATTTTGTAGGGTACGGACGATGCATCTGCATATAATTATATATATCTACATTTGTTTTTTATAAAGCGTGTTTTGAATTGACACATATCGTAGCATATCATAATCTATACTCATCGGCTGCTAGGAGTTTCTAGAGAAGGCAAATGTGAGTCTATTGAAATTTAAAATGTATACCGCGGTACAGAAAATTTTGATTACTTTAATTTCGGTGTTCTTAATTATGTAACTATaataaagattacaataaattactATATATGGTGTTCCTGCCTTTTCGTTGCATCTAAATATTATCAGCTAACATGATAGTTAACAAAATAAAACTGCTAAAATTTGATTATGTGCACTAACAACTAGTTTCACGGACTCACGATAGTAACACTGTGGAACACCCTATCGATTTCCACGTCGGCAACCAAAGCGAATTATAGGAAGTAGACCATCTTGAAGAAAGGTTTCAGAAAAGTTCTGATGTACACTTCTTAGAAACCAAACCATCTTCGAGAAACAATCGAGATTCCGAGAGTGTATCAGTCAGGTTTGAAAGCGAATTGATCGCTCTTTAATCTGTTGGCGTGGATATTTTTTATACGCCCTTACATGTTCCATGTCGAAATTTGATATTTTTTGGGCTCGttgcctataaattccataaTGTATTTCTAGGCTTTTAGTGAAAATAGTTAAATTTGATTAGGGAATGCAAGAAAAGTTGGTAGAATTTGGTTCCAGAatcctgttgttgttcttgagccTGTTTTTAGGCTTTatccaagaaaaaggaaagaaattccAAAAAAGAACGGGTGCCATGACGCGACCTCAAACACGAGGTTATTGGTTTACCTGCCACGGTGTCATATATGATACCTTGAGGTGTGGTAAGAGTAAGATGTTTCCACAAAATTGGTAACAAAAGTTGCTTAGAAACCAGATCATGGCCGACAAATAATTTAGGTCTCGAATTGGAACTTGTAAGGTATGGCACCGAGGCGACTACTACTTCTTCGGTTGATTTTCATCCCGGATCTTGAGACCGGTTACTGAGAGAGGCACCACTGAATCAAAATCATTTGTTGTGTGCAGCTGCATATGCGCAAGAGCCACTCTCCACTTCACGATGAAGTCTTTGACAACGAGGAAGAACATCGACATTTCAAAAATCCTGAGTTTGGGACCCTCCGGGAGCGTCGCACCATCCTCAcaagtggtagacaatggtagatATGCATTAGACTAACCATGCACCACCACTGGCCCTGCAATCCTCGCGAGTGGTAGCAAATCATATCGAGCAGGAAAAAACTAGACCGGTCTGATGACTGCCAAACATCACCCTTGCCGTCGGACTGGAAGGCCGAAGCCCTTCCGGTGACCATCATCTGGCAGGTGCCACAACTATGGATCAATTTTCCGATAGTCGTCCTCATCCACCACCGTCCAACACTACTAGAATCTTAGATTTCTCCCAGTTTCTCATGTTTGCCGAGTGCAATTTATCGGGGAACTCGGCAAAGATTTGTTTGCCGAGTTTAATAATTGTATTCTTGAGTCTATGTTTTGGCCTTATACAAGAGAAAGAAAGGAACTCCAAACATGAGGGAGCCAAGACTCGACCGCCAACATATTTTTTTCCGGTTTATAAATACCAAAAAATGTAACAAACTCCGGAATGCATGAAAATTGGCCGGGTATCCTTTTATGACACCTACATGTTGTGGTTAAAAATCGAGAAGGTTCCGCAAAAGTTTTTATGTACATCGCATAGAAACTAGACCATCCCGTGTATAAATACGTGTTTTCGAGAAGGAACGGCTGAGGTATGAAGGCGACGTGACCGTTCCTTAATCCGTTAGCCTTGAAATCTTTTCTGCATTAATGATACGCCATTACTTGATCCATGTAAAAATTCGGAATGTTTCGGAGTCTCTTTGCTATATTTAAGACATTTAGTGCATTTCTATATCTCTAACGTATATAATTCAAAATTGAACTGCAAGTGAGTCAAAAGTTGACAAAGTTAGTTTAAAAATCATAGTTGTGCTCTTGAGTTTATGTTTATCACATATGCAAGAAAAATAAAGGAACTCCAAACACAAGGGTACGAAAACTGGATCCCGAACACGTAGTTTTTCGGTCTATAAATTCCAAGAAATGCAAACAATCTCCAAAAAGCATGAAAATTGGCATGGTGTCCCTTAATGCCACCTAACTGTTGTGGAAAAAAATTGAGAAGGTTTCACAAAAGTTGTGATGTACATCGCTTAGAAACTAGACCATTTGCATGGATGAAAACATGATTTTGAGAAGGAACGGATGGGGTATGAAGGCTAGGCGGTCGTTCCTTCATCTGTTAGCCTTGAAATGTTTTCTACACTCAAGATACACCATTGTAAAATTTTGAaatttttcagagttcgtttgctaTATTTAAGCCATTAAGTGCATTTCTATATCTTTAACGTATATAATTCAAAATTGAACTGCAAGTGGATGAAAAAATTGAAAGGTTGATTGAAAAAAATAGATGGTTCGATTTCCAAACAACTTATGCCGTAACTTTTGCGAAACCTTTTCAATTTCTTACCATGCACTACAGGGATACAATACCAAGTTTCATGCTTTTCAGGGTTCCTTGATAAAAGTTCAAACATAAGGATGTCAAGACTTGATCGAAAACGTGAAGTTCAtttttttaattccaaaacatacAAATAAACTCTTAAAAATATGAAAGTTGACATGCCGTTATTACATCACACCAAGATCACGTGGTAACAATTATAAAAGATTTTACAAAATATTTACATATGTAAAAAATACATTTTTATGGGAAAGAAAGCATACACTTCTATAGGTTAAGAGGAAGTGGCGCGGAATGATGAGATGGCATCAATCTGCACCATTCATCGCTTCAAGATCAAACAGCTGATGACTTCTCTACTTCCTCTGTATGTCTTCGCATGTGGGCTACCATTGCTTCCTGCCTCTCTCTTTTTCATCCACTCGTTCTCTTTTCCATGGCTACCAACACTGTCTTCTTTCTCTCTTATCTCCATGTCGTCGGTCGCCGCGGCAACAAGCAACTGATGTAGCAACCAGCGGTAGCCAGCAGTGGCTATGACGGATGGCAGCGGCGGCTGAAGCATCTAGCAGTGGGGCAGCACGGGCAgctcaacaacagcagcaacgtgCTCGAGGTGGCCTCTTCCGACCGGCTGTACAAAGCTAGCCAAAAATCGATTCAGTAGATATGTAATAGTAGTATGTACGTACAGCTTGTCTAAGATTtttctttcccattttcttttcatCGAAGCATGATTGAATCACAATACTAGTGTTCCTCTGTCGTCGAGATGTACACAAAAATAAATACTCGATACACATATGTACTAAAAAAGTAAATATACACATTACCTACAAGAGCGGCACATATACAAACACAAATACCTGGATGTACTTGTTTCATTCAGCTATAAATATGTTTGCGGAGTTTAAAACTAGGCAAAGCCTTACTCTTTGCCGAGTTCAAAAACATGGCAAAAGTTCGACAACAGGTGGCATGGATGATGTTCGAGCCATTCCGTTTGCGTAATTATTTTGCCGACTTCCATTTTTTTGCACTGCAACGATTTCCTCGGTATTTGCTGAGTTCCCGTGAAAACAAACACGGCAAAGATAACATTGCTGAGCCTTGTCCAGCTGAGTCCTCTTTGCCGAGTTCTGAACTCGACAAAGTGTTTGCTATGTTGGTTTTAGACATCACTGAGTTTTGTGGGAACTAGGCAAACTTTGCGATTCCAGTAGTGTAAGACTCACAGCAAGATTTTGTGTGGGCGATGGCGCTATGCAGGTTCATATGGCGGCACTAGGTGAACTCCATTGCTTGCGCCTGCCTCATACGTATGGTAACGACATCAAGTAAGAAGGTCACAACTTATTGCCCAAGAAGAAGCAGCCGCAGCTGCTACACTTTCCTAGTACACTTCCTGAGAACATAAGGATCCAAATCATGTGCCTTTTTTGCTTTGCGGCATTAATTATAAGTTTAGATTCTTTGAGGTGCATATGATAATACATGTTCCCTATAAGTTCATTGAAACCAATTAGCGCAGACGATTAAAGCAATCCTCCACCACATTTACGGGCTAATTTTAAGTGACTCACCAAGGTTGTTTTCTAGCCGTAATAATTTGATAGTGTACCTCTTATGTATCATATTTATGTATGGAAATCCGAAAATAGTTCCACACCTTTGCATTTCTAGAATCAAATTGATGTTCTTGAAAAAATATCAAAATGAGGAACAAACAATTTGAAATCTAATGATCCATAGCTATCAAATTTAACTTCTTAATCTTATTTTAGTATATGTACTTATCAAATTCATAATCCGAAAATTTAGAACAATATTCCCCAATTCGACTTCTACTCTTCCATACATTAAAAAGCTAAAACTTTAAAACCTAGATTGTTACAATTATATTCTTCACGATTGTATCGTAAACTAACAAATTTGGTACTTTCAACTTTTGCCAATTAGAAAATATGTGTTCATCGTACCAAATTTAGTGTTAATAATGAAAAGTCAAATTATATGCAATGTTTACTTCTAGTTTTGGGAGTCAAATAGTAGGAGAAGAAATTCATTAAGCACAGT harbors:
- the LOC123410053 gene encoding cytochrome P450 89A2-like; the encoded protein is MEFLVLIALFLLGLTILIRRRSYTYTTSTRRAGAPAAVVIEKIADHAVAHRALVENADDFSDRPVAPFLVFLEKRHGQYGDGLASAPYGPLWRAFRCNITSETLHPSRLGHVTPLQREAIHGLVAALEKELPVVAVVRDHLYPSVFSVLARLCFGDGVDEGHVRAMGCLIREFQQVAVGEARASPGTMFAKLAEWRRLRRLLAIHGRLGELYLPLVNARRECRPSCDGGGRRPYVDSLIDLRVPADGGRRAVRDDEFVNLLSEFLGAGTGTVVASLEWALAHLVNDQEVQRKLRDEVDGAGSSSSRSDLIRGMPYLNAVVLETLRLHPQVPFVQRHVKADAAEVLGVGGKTSDFIAQFSVGDMGRDGKTWTDPDEFRPERFLPGGEAEDVGPLPGTKEIRMMPFGAGHRFCPGVGLAMMNIKCFLAALVREFEWAPPTTTEGCAGVDLTELNTFIKAMKKPLSARLTHRT